A stretch of DNA from Allomeiothermus silvanus DSM 9946:
AAACCCCTGGGCCGCTCCCGCTCCCTTTGGGTAGGGGGGATCGCCGCAGCCTTCTTGGTGTTGGCGGGCTGGGGAATTTTTTCCTTTGCCAGCTACCGCGCCTTGCAGGCCGAACAGGCCCAGCTGGCGCACTGGCTTGCGCTCCCTGCACAGTGGCACCTTCTGAAGAACGCTGAAGGGGAGGGAATCGGTAGCATGATCTGGACCAAGGACGGCGGCTGTTTGATCGTGATGCGCGATCCTCCCCCTGCGGGAAAGGTCTACCAGGCCTGGGGGAGTGAGAAGGGCCGTAAGGTCTCGCTGGGGACTTTCCGCGGGCGGATTTATGAAACCAACTTCCTGGGCTTCGACCGCATAGGGGTGAGCCTCGAGCCCCCAGGGGGAAACCTTCAACCCACCGAGCCGCTGATTTCGATCCCGATCCAGGGTTAGGGAAGCTGTCTTACGCCATCTGGGGTACATCGTAAATGCGCCCCCGGGGGTCGGGGGGCGAACTCCTTTCCACCGCGTTTCTAGAAGATGCGTACGACCTGGGGGCGCGACAGTAATATGTAATCCGTGGACGCCCTCGAGTACACCCAAACCCACCTCCCTGAGTTTTTAGCCGACCTCGAGGCCTTCATCCGCCTCGAGGCTCCTTCCCATGACCTTCCTGGTTTGCGACAAGTAGCCCGTTGGATTGTCGAAAACTTCGCTCCTTTCGGCACCCTAAGCCAGGAAGAAACCCCAAACGGGCCACTGCTTACCCTAAAACGCCCAGGATCCGGCCCTAAGGTGCTGGTACTCTGCCATTTCGATACCGTGCACCCGGTGGGGGCTTTCGGATGGAAGCTCGAGGGGGACTGGGCTTTTGGCCCTGGTGTGTACGACATGAAAGGGGGTATCGTGCAGCTTCTGTGGGCCTTGCGGGCGGCGGAAGCTTTGGGGCTCAAGCTGCCCAGCCTCGAGGTCTTGTTCACCCCCGACGAGGAGGT
This window harbors:
- a CDS encoding anti-sigma factor domain-containing protein; translated protein: MRDLRELLPDYLLGQLSLAETREVEAWLEASPQARAELESLESALFALPQGLVPVNPPPHLWGEVTKRLHSKPLGRSRSLWVGGIAAAFLVLAGWGIFSFASYRALQAEQAQLAHWLALPAQWHLLKNAEGEGIGSMIWTKDGGCLIVMRDPPPAGKVYQAWGSEKGRKVSLGTFRGRIYETNFLGFDRIGVSLEPPGGNLQPTEPLISIPIQG